Genomic segment of Thermoplasmata archaeon:
TTGTCTGAAAATTCTCCAGTGTTACAGATAAATGATGGAATATTCAAGAATCATAATTTCATGCGGACACTGCTGGTTTCGAGGGACATAAGGGAAGGCATAAACAAAGCTGGAGTGAAGATGAGACCTTATGTGTTAAGAGCATACTTTGCTACTGCTTTGGATATAGCCGAATCAAAAGGATTAATATCACATCCATGGAGAATGTTCATGATGGGTCACAAAGGAGATATCGAGGCTAGATACTCTACTAATAAGAGATTGCCACCGGATATGATAGAAGAAATGCGAGAGTCATACAAAAAATGCACCAAGTATTTGGAAACTAGAAATTCTGAGCCTTCTGAAAACGATGCTAAGCTATATTTGCAACAGCAATTATTGTTGGCAGTGGGGTACAAGCAGGAAGAGATAGATAAGATAGATCTTACAAGCATGTCTAATGAAGATTTTCAAAAACTGCTTAGAGACAAAGTAACAGGAGCTATGACCAACAATGGTAATAAACAAAAAGTGGTTAAAATTGATCAGGTGGAAGAGTTCATAAGTAAGGGATATGAATTTGTAGCATCGCTACCAAATGGTACCGCTATAATAAAGTTGCCTCTCTAATACATTTGTGAAAATTCACAGCTCACTATGCTTACTTTTATAGAGGTTAGGACCTCTCATTTTTTGTTTACTATCTTTTTATACAGATGTGGTAATAAAAACCGCATCGTTTAAATTTAAGAAAGTTAATACCAAATAATATGAGGAAGCTAGATCAATCATCAAAAAATCTTAAGATCAAAACTAAAACTCCTAAAAATAGTAAAGATTCTTATGAAAATAAAAAGATAGGAGAATTAATTAATAAAGATGCACAGAAACTGCTTATCTTAAGGTCAATACTTAAAGATAAAAAGCTTCTAGTTACCTATATTCTTGGTGGTACAGCTATCTTTTGTGGATACTTAGTATTAGGATACATTTCGTTAATAATAGATTTGATAGGGGGCGTTGTTACATGGATATACTTAAAATATCGATACAAACTTCCAGAGTCAGAAGAATATGAAAGAACAACAATTGTGCAATATCTTGATACCCAAAATTTTATGGGCAAACAATTGAGAACTTATAGTATTCCAAAGATTCAATGGGATAATATTTTCAAATCTGGTCTTAGCAATCCAGTTCGCACTAAATTTGGAGAGGGTTATATTGCAAAGAAGTTAAAGCTTTCTAAAAATCAAAAAATAGTATATAAAATAGAATTTGAACATATCCATTTAGAGCATATTTATCTTGCCGACACAGAAAAAATACTTAGATTGGGAAGAACAATTCTTAATGATCAAAATAGAAAATTGTTATAGTTATTATCATATTACGCATTGTTACTATTACAAATTTTATATTTTAATAATTAATTATTGAAAAAATTGTGTTTTACTACTGTTTTTTATTTGAATCATCTGATGCCCATTGTGCTAATTTATTTGCCAATGATCTAAAGTATGGGTCAGTTTCAAATATTTCATCAGACTTTTTATAAAGGATAGGTATAAGATCTTTAAAATAACTACGAATGCTTTCAGGCTTTTGCATAATAATAATTTCAAGAAATCTATACGCTATAGTACGATTTTTATCTTCAATTATTATATCTAGTATCTCTCTCAAGTCCTGTCCTATATCCTCTTTTTCAAAGTCTAGAATTTTTAGAGCCTCAATGATAACATTTATTGATAATGCTGTCTGATCTAACTTTTCAA
This window contains:
- a CDS encoding site-specific integrase — its product is MRARSAISADVWLRNLGLYCELNNITPEIIIENAKNGKLKNEFMDFVRKMESEGKAGSYIVKFKYTLRSWLIFNDIDYKMNVNIANEGENPMTMNERIPTKDELARMLRESTKRGRVAIALMAFSGLRPESLGNYEGTDGLLIGDLVDFNLKSIEFEKIPAIIVVRSRLSKARNQYFTFIGKEGCDLIKEYVKERIEKGEKLSENSPVLQINDGIFKNHNFMRTLLVSRDIREGINKAGVKMRPYVLRAYFATALDIAESKGLISHPWRMFMMGHKGDIEARYSTNKRLPPDMIEEMRESYKKCTKYLETRNSEPSENDAKLYLQQQLLLAVGYKQEEIDKIDLTSMSNEDFQKLLRDKVTGAMTNNGNKQKVVKIDQVEEFISKGYEFVASLPNGTAIIKLPL